The Bicyclus anynana chromosome Z, ilBicAnyn1.1, whole genome shotgun sequence genome window below encodes:
- the LOC112046356 gene encoding peroxidasin codes for MRNFIKFLILLNFAFALAESCPSKCQCLRNSVRCLHQDLQAIPKAPDDAHTLDLRFNRIYDIAPSVFSHLHRLRSLLLNDNQLSELRSGAFHGLRRLKYLYLYRNRIQHIESDVFHGMAHLEQLYLHVNEIHQIQPETFSNLPRLERLYLHNNNLKTIPPGSFRGMPKLHKLRLDSNALVCDCAMLWFVRMLAEHSDMSIAATCYEPAAATGTSLATMKEKDFHCRRPEIKSDPEDVIVTFGEDAMFTCTASGEPEPEIVWLRDSAAIPDDKSRYEVMGNGTLMVHNADENDIGIFECTAKNPAGEVKSKAARMIIQSKPDDNGFPVFTTLPRNLVIKINQPSARFDCVAKGKPNPYISWYFNGDRILLSERISMLHNGSIVIEDIQHEDAGLYTCQAENINGKIKASATFEVMVAPAFIKVPTDQTIAVGETAQFMCTARGVPKPVMTWYRNTMVLPPSENILLTDENRNLTIIEATEDDAGLYHCRAENSEGLTEISAILKVENFQIVPPKIILRPEDTDAFKETSVQMPCEYESDPPATVEWRKDGNRITPNERVSITLIGSLVINNVTLTDAGHYECTVFNENGRDAASLFLTVKDNVLPGDEYINIALTEATRDVDQAIAKTIKQLFSNKSSDVNYHDLYRMTRFPNAPAREIARAAEIYERALDKVREFIQAGSTVTSMEPFTYEHILSPQHLDILARLSGCVAHREAKDCSDMCYHNKYRSIDGSCNNFDYPTWGTSLTGFRRILYPIYENGFSQPTGWNKNVKYNGYTLPSARSVSVSIISTTEITEDIQITHMTMQWGQWLDHDLDHALPSVSSQTWDGVDCKKTCDYAPPCFPIDVPENDPRITNRRCIDFVRTSAVCGSGMTSVVFGRLQPREQINQLTSFIDASQVYGFEKSVAEDLRDLTNENGTLRVGAQFPGKKPLLPTTGLNAMDCRRNLEESTRSCFVAGDIRANEQIGLAAMHTIWMREHNRIATSLKAFNPFWEGTKVYNEARKIVGAQMQVITYTHWLPLILGPEGYSQLGAYKEYNSNINPSVSNVFATAALRFGHSMINPILHRYDENFEPIAQGHLLLRNAFFSPWRLVDEGGVDPLLRGMFTTPAKLKTSTQNLNTELTEKLFHTAHAVALDLAAINIQRGRDHAIPPYAKWRQFCNMTEVNDFEDLSNEISDKSVRDKLKELYGSVHNIDVWVGGILEDQVEGGKVGPLFRCLLIEQFQRLRDGDRFWYENPSTFKPEQLRQIKKANLARVLCDNGDNIESINENVFILPEVQDGLISCEDLPSIDFRYWADCESCGEDSYDTKSNRVRRDVSNDLDGLFLEETHRIDVLEDLMYNEMRSTIAQLQKKILYLEKACLKK; via the exons agATCTGCGATTTAATCGTATCTACGATATCGCACCGAGCGTGTTCAGCCATCTTCACCGGTTGAGGTCACTCCTTCTGAACGACAACCAGTTGTCTGAACTGCGGTCGGGCGCTTTCCACGGGTTGCGACGCCTCAAATACCTGTACCTGTATCGCAACCGCATCCAACACATCGAATCTGATGTATTTCACGGCATGGCTCATTTGGAACAATT GTACCTCCATGTTAATGAGATACATCAGATTCAACCCGAAACATTCTCTAATCTACCACGACTCGAACGATT atatttacacaacaacaatttaaaaacgATTCCCCCTGGCTCGTTCCGTGGAATGCCGAAATTGCATAAGCTTCGCTTGGATAGTAACGCCCTTGTATGCGACTGTGCCATGCTCTGGTTTGTTCGTATGCTCGCTGAACACAGCGATATGAGCATTGCTGCCACTTGCTACGAACCGGCCGCTGCCACTGGAACATCCCTTGCTACTATGAAAGAGAAAGACTTTCACTGCC GGCGCCCTGAAATCAAATCGGACCCTGAAGACGTCATAGTCACCTTTGGGGAAGACGCTATGTTCACTTGCACTGCATCTGGAGAACCAGAACCTGAGATTGTTTGGCTTCGTGATTCAGCAGCAATACCTGATGATAAGTCACGATACGAAGTTATGGGTAATGGAACTTTAATGGTTCATAATGCAGATGAAAATGATATCGGAATTTTCGAGTGCACCGCTAAGAATCCAGCTGGAGAAGTCAAGTCCAAGGCTGCCAGAATGATTATTCAAAGTAAACCAGACGACAATG gATTCCCAGTATTCACTACATTGCCGAGAAATctggttattaaaattaatcaacCTAGTGCTCGCTTTGATTGTGTGGCTAAAGGAAAGCCTAATCCCTACATTTCTTGGTACTTTAACGGGGACAGAATTTTACTAAGCGAAAGAATTTCTATGCTTCACAATGGTTCTATAGTTATCGAGGACATTCAGCACGAGGATGCAGGACTGTATACCTGTCAAGCAGAGAATATTAACGGAAAAATAAAGGCGTCAGCTACTTTCGAAGTTATGG TCGCTCCCGCCTTCATTAAAGTTCCAACGGATCAAACTATTGCAGTTGGCGAGACTGCTCAATTTATGTGTACAGCCAGAGGAGTACCTAAACCCGTTATGACTTGGTATAGGAACACTATGGTCTTACCTCCTAGCGAAAATATACTACTTACAGATGAAAATCGAAATTTGACTATAATAGAAGCAACTGAAGATGATGCTGGTTTATATCACTGCAGAGCTGAGAATTCCGAAGGTCTTACTGAAATATCTGCTATTTTGAAAGTAGAAAATTTCCAAATCGTTCCACCTAAGATAATATTGCGACCAGAAGACACAGATGCCTTTAAAGAAACTTCGGTGCAAATGCCTTGTGAGTATGAAAGTGATCCACCAGCAACTGTTGAATGGAGAAAAGATGGAAATCGTATAACACCAAATGAAAGAGTATCCATAACTCTAATTGGAAGTTTAGTTATCAATAACGTTACACTTACTGATGCTGGGCATTACGAGTGCACAGTTTTCAATGAAAATGGTCGCGATGCTGCTTCGCTATTTTTAACTGTCAAAGACAACGTATTACCAGGAGatgaatacataaatatagcACTTACAGAAGCAACAAGAGATGTTGACCAAGCGATTGCAAAAACCATAAAACAGCTGTTTAGCAACAAAAGTTCGGATGTCAACTATCATGATCTTTACAGAATGACTAGATTCCCAAATGCACCAGCAAGAGAAATAGCACGTGCAGCTGAAATTTACGAAAGAGCTTTAGATAAAGTACGGGAATTTATTCAAGCAGGATCGACAGTAACTTCAATGGAACCTTTCACATACGAACATATCTTATCTCCTCAACACTTAGACATATTAGCTAGATTATCTGGCTGTGTAGCGCATAGAGAAGCCAAAGATTGTTCCGACATGTGTTATCACAACAAATATCGCAGCATTGATGGTAGTTGCAATAATTTTGACTATCCCACCTGGGGCACGTCTCTGACTGGTTTCCGCAGAATACTTTATCCTATTTATGAAAATGGATTCAGTCAACCGACTGGGTGgaataaaaatgtcaaatataaTGGTTACACTTTACCAAGTGCACGATCAGTGTCAGTATCCATTATCAGTACAACTGAAATAACAGAAGATATTCAAATTACACATATGACTATGCAATGGGGTCAATGGCTTGATCATGATTTGGATCATGCTTTACCTTCTGTGAGTTCGCAAACATGGGACGGCGTTGATTGCAAGAAAACTTGCGATTATGCACCACCATGTTTTCCTATTGACGTACCTGAAAATGATCCTCGAATAACTAATCGTCGCTGCATTGATTTTGTCCGAACTAGTGCAGTGTGTGGCTCTGGTATGACATCAGTAGTTTTTGGTAGACTACAGCCCAGAGAACAAATTAACCAACTCACATCGTTCATTGATGCCTCTCAGGTTTATGGCTTTGAAAAATCTGTCGCAGAAGACTTGCGAGATTTAACAAATGAAAATGGTACTTTACGAGTTGGAGCGCAATTCCCTGGTAAAAAACCCTTACTTCCGACAACTGGTTTAAATGCAATGGATTGTAGACGCAACCTTGAAGAAAGCACTCGCAGTTGTTTTGTTGCAGGAGACATTAGAGCGAATGAACAAATTGGTCTAGCTGCAATGCATACCATTTGGATGCGTGAACACAATAGAATCGCTACGAGTCTGAAAGCTTTTAATCCATTCTGGGAAGGGACGAAAGTTTACAATGAGGCCAGAAAAATTGTTGGAGCACAAATGCAGGTTATCACATATACCCACTGGTTACCTCTTATCCTCGGCCCAGAAGGGTATTCTCAATTAGGTGCTTACAAAGAATACAACTCCAATATTAATCCTTCTGTGTCGAATGTATTTGCTACAGCAGCTTTGCGATTTGGGCACTCGATGATAAATCCCATTCTACATCGCTACGACGAGAACTTCGAGCCTATAGCACAAGGTCATTTGCTTTTACGTAATGCTTTCTTTTCTCCTTGGAGGTTAGTCGATGAAGGTGGTGTGGATCCTTTACTCAGGGGAATGTTTACTACACCCGCTAAATTGAAAACATCTACACAGAATCTTAACACTGagctaactgaaaagttgttcCATACTGCGCATGCCGTTGCTCTTGACTTAGCTGCTATTAATATTCAAAGAGGTAGAGATCACGCTATTCCACCATATGCAAAATGGCGACAGTTCTGTAACATGACAGAAGTCAACGACTTCGAGGATTTGTCCAATGAGATTTCTGATAAAAGCGTAAGGGACAAACTTAAGGAACTGTATGGCTCTGTGCACAATATCGATGTTTGGGTTGGTGGGATTTTAGAAGATCAAGTAGAAGGTGGTAAAGTTGGACCTCTATTCAGATGTCTTTTGATAGAACAATTTCAGCGTTTACGAGACGGTGACCGCTTTTGGTACGAAAATCCCTCGACTTTCAAGCCCGAACAATTACGACAGATTAAAAAAGCAAACTTGGCTCGCGTTCTCTGTGACAATGGTGATAATATTGAATCAATCAACGAAAATGTGTTTATACTTCCTGAGGTGCAAGATGGGCTTATTTCGTGTGAAGATTTGCCATCAATTGATTTTCGATATTGGGCGGATTGTGAGTCTTGCGGTGAAGATAGTTACGATACTAAGTCCAATCGAGTACGCCGAGATGTGTCAAATGACCTCGATGGTCTGTTTCTAGAAGAAACCCACCGTATTGACGTATTAGAAGATCTGATGTACAATGAAATGAGATCCACAATTGCACAATTgcagaaaaaaatactatatttggAAAAAGCTTGCTTAAAGAAGTAA